The window TTCGTCCGGTACACCGCCGGTGCCGACAGCGGCGTGACCTACCGGCCGATCAGCGGCGCGACCCCGAACCGGTTCGTCTCCCTTGCGACCGAGCCGATCAGACGCCACCTCGCCGGCGAGGACCTCGACGTGACCGAGGTCAGCAGCGGCGGGCAGCGCTACTACGAGGTCGAGGCGACACGGGACCGGCTGGTCACCGGCGAGTCGGTCGAGAACTACACCGTCACGGCGCTGGTCCGCCCCGACGGATTCGTCCGCTCGCTGTCGGTCTCCTACGTCATCCCCGACGAGCAGCGGCGGGCGTTCCGTAGCTTCGAGTACACCGACGTCGGCGAGACGACGGTCGACCGCCCGGGCTGGATCGACGACGCGCGGACGGCGGTCGATTCCGACGGCGGGAACCGTTCGACCGCCGCCGGAGTGACGGACACCGTCCGCTCGAACTGACCGAGCGACTCTGGCCGTCGGTATCGAACAACGATCGGTGGAGTCCGTCGCGTGTGACGGCTCACTGCCATCGAAACTGTCAGGTTAGTTGCCAGTGCACGGCACCGTACGGCAAATGTCACGGGAGACAGTATCGACGCGACCGCGTCGAGCGATCCGCGAGCGACTCGTCGGCCGTCCGGTAGCGGGCTTCTTCGCCGTCACCTGCACGTTCTCCTGGTCGCTCCAGGCGGTTGCCGGACTCGGCCGCTTTGGCCCGCTCTGGACAGTGTTTCTGGTCGTCGTCAGTATCTTCGGCCCGGCCGTCGGCGCCGTCGCCGTGGTCCGGTGCTCCGGGACGTCTCTCACACAGTGGGTCGACCGGACGATCAGGCAGCGAGTCGACCGTCGGCTGTTCGTCGGCGCGATCCTGCTTCCGGTCGCGTTCGTGCTCGTCCACACCGCGTTCCTCCGCGTGGCCGGTATCGCGACGACGCTCACGATCGGAGTCGACTCGTGGATGACGTTTCTCGCGAACGCCGTGGTCGTCGCACTTATCGGCGGCGGACAGGAGGAATTCGGCTGGCGCGGCTTCGCACTACCGCACCTCCAGGAGCAGTACAGTCAGCTGACCGCTACCCTCACCGTCGGGGCCATGTGGACGGTCTGGCACCTCCCCGTGTTCTACGTGCTCCCGTCCGGCGTACCCACCACCGGCGGGTCTCCCCTCGGGTTCGCGGCCTTCACCGTCGCGCTGACGGGCCTGTTCACGGTCGTCTACAACGCCGCAGGCGGGTCCGTCGCCGTGACGATGCTCATGCACGGCTGTTTCAACGCATCGGGTGCCCTCTATCAGTCCCACCAGCGTGCGACTGTCGCAGGCGTCCAGGCGTCAGAACTGCTCAAGGTTCCTGCGGTCCTGTCGATCGTCGTGGTCCTCCTCTTCGCCCTCCGCCGATGGTCACCGGATCGCCGGCGCAGCGTCCGCTGGTCCCGGTACCGTCGGGCCGCTCCCGGATCCGGGACCGACTGATCGGTCGGCGCAGTCGTCCGCGCCGGTGACTGAGACAGCGACGTTGCGCCCTCAGCTAGTCGTCGCCTCGCGATTCTCGGGGAGAGTACGCTTCGCGCACGCTACGCGGCGCTCACTGACTACTCGTTCCCGAGAATAACCCGCTCGGTCATCGCGGCCGGATCCAGCACCTCGTCGGCCTCCTCCTCGGAGAGGTACCCCTCCTCGACGACGACCTCGCGGATGGTCTTGTCCTCGGCGAGGGCCTGCTTGGCGACCTTGCTGGCCTTGTCGTAGCCGATGGCGGGGTTGAGCGCGGTGGCGAGCGCCATGCTCTGCTGGACGCGCTCCTCGCAGTGCTCGCGGTCGGCCTCCAGTTTGGCGACGAACTTCTCGGCGAAGGCCTCGCTGCCGTTGGCGATCAGGCGGGCCGACTGGAGGAAGTTCGACGCGAGGACGGGCTTGTAGAGGTTGAGGTCGATCTGGCCCTCGGCGGCGCCGGCCGACACCGCGGCGTCGTTGCCGACGACCTGCTTGTGGACCTGGTTGACCGCCTCGGCGACGACCGGGTTGATCTTGCCGGGCATGATCGAGGACCCGGGCTGGTTCTCGGGCTGGTCGATCTCACCCAGGCCGTTGCGCGGGCCGGAGGCCAGCAGGCGCAGGTCGTTGGCGATCTTGTTGAGGCTCCCGGCGACCGTCTCGAGGGCGCCGTGGGCCTCGTTCATCGCGTCGTGGGCGGCCTGGGCCTCGAAGTGGTTGTCGGCCTCGCGGAACTCGATGTCGGTCTCGTCGCTGATGTACTCGGCGGCCTTCTCCGGGAACTCGGGGTGGGTGTTCAGGCCCGTGCCGACGGCGGTCCCGCCGAGGGCGAGCTCGGCGAGGTGGTCGGTCGTGTTCTCGACGCGCCGGATGCCCTTCTCGATCTGGGTGCGGTAGCCGGAGAACTCCTGGCCGAGGCGGATCGGCGTGGCGTCCTGGAGGTGGGTGCGGCCGGTCTTGACGACGTCGTCGAACTCCGCCTCCTTCTCCTCGAGGGCGGCCCGCAGCGTCTCCAGCGCGGGGAGGACGTCGTTCTCCACCGCCTCCAGGGAGGCGACGTGCATCGCCGTCGGGATCACGTCGTTGCTGGACTGGCCGAAGTTGACGTGGTCGTTGGGGTGGATCTCGCGGGTGCCGATCTCGCCGCCGTAGATCTCGGTGGCGCGGTTGGCGATGACCTCGTTGGCGTTCATGTTCGAGGAGGTCCCGCTGCCGGTCTGGAACACGTCGACGGGGAACTGGTCGTCGTGCTCGCCGGCGATGACCTCGTCGGCGGCCTCGACGATGGCGTCGGCCTTGTCGTCGGGGACCGTCCCGAGGTCGCTGTTGGCCAGCGCGGCGGCCTTCTTCACGATGCCCAGGGCGCGGACGAACCGGCGCCCGAAGGTGACCTCCGAGATGGGGAAGTTCTCGACGGCGCGCTGGGTCTGGGCGCCCCAGTAGGCGTCCGCCGGCACCTGCATCTCGCCGAGGCTGTCCTGCTCCGTGCGGAACTCGTCGTCGGTCATACAGTGTGGGGGTCGGACGCACGCGCGTAAAACCCGGCGGTTCCGTCCGGGCGACAGCCCGTATCCCCCTGACGTGCCCGCCGTCTCCGATCGGCGGGCCTCAGCAGCCGGGTGGGTACAGTCCGTTCGGACTGGTGTCGAAGTCGTCGCAGTAGTCCGGGTAGTCGTCTTCAGTCTCGGTCTCCGTTCGGGTTTCTGTCTCCGTCTCGGTGTCGTTCCCGGTGTTCTGGTCGTTCCCGGAGTCGTCACCGCTCCTTCCACCGTCGCCGTCGTTCGAGTCGGACGGCGTATCGGTCGGTTCGGTCTGCAGGTCCGGCGTGATCGTCACGTGGTCGACCGCGACCGCACGGTCCGTCGACGTCCCGCGCAGGTCTCCCCCGCTCTGGCCCGACGCCCCGTAGTGGGCCCGGACGACGACCTCC of the Halomicrobium salinisoli genome contains:
- a CDS encoding DUF7537 family lipoprotein, coding for MDVRPLVLALVAVTAGCGGLAGGDQETPTLTPAPVPEIDDDAGLVAPGVGADGSVDTGRLARAHARAVENESYVFRSERGTTSTRGEQTAPTSLERHLRVEGPHSYHYWTDRRMARVDGRLRFLANYSEYADDGVGFVRYTAGADSGVTYRPISGATPNRFVSLATEPIRRHLAGEDLDVTEVSSGGQRYYEVEATRDRLVTGESVENYTVTALVRPDGFVRSLSVSYVIPDEQRRAFRSFEYTDVGETTVDRPGWIDDARTAVDSDGGNRSTAAGVTDTVRSN
- a CDS encoding CPBP family intramembrane glutamic endopeptidase; this encodes MSRETVSTRPRRAIRERLVGRPVAGFFAVTCTFSWSLQAVAGLGRFGPLWTVFLVVVSIFGPAVGAVAVVRCSGTSLTQWVDRTIRQRVDRRLFVGAILLPVAFVLVHTAFLRVAGIATTLTIGVDSWMTFLANAVVVALIGGGQEEFGWRGFALPHLQEQYSQLTATLTVGAMWTVWHLPVFYVLPSGVPTTGGSPLGFAAFTVALTGLFTVVYNAAGGSVAVTMLMHGCFNASGALYQSHQRATVAGVQASELLKVPAVLSIVVVLLFALRRWSPDRRRSVRWSRYRRAAPGSGTD
- a CDS encoding class II fumarate hydratase → MTDDEFRTEQDSLGEMQVPADAYWGAQTQRAVENFPISEVTFGRRFVRALGIVKKAAALANSDLGTVPDDKADAIVEAADEVIAGEHDDQFPVDVFQTGSGTSSNMNANEVIANRATEIYGGEIGTREIHPNDHVNFGQSSNDVIPTAMHVASLEAVENDVLPALETLRAALEEKEAEFDDVVKTGRTHLQDATPIRLGQEFSGYRTQIEKGIRRVENTTDHLAELALGGTAVGTGLNTHPEFPEKAAEYISDETDIEFREADNHFEAQAAHDAMNEAHGALETVAGSLNKIANDLRLLASGPRNGLGEIDQPENQPGSSIMPGKINPVVAEAVNQVHKQVVGNDAAVSAGAAEGQIDLNLYKPVLASNFLQSARLIANGSEAFAEKFVAKLEADREHCEERVQQSMALATALNPAIGYDKASKVAKQALAEDKTIREVVVEEGYLSEEEADEVLDPAAMTERVILGNE